The Musa acuminata AAA Group cultivar baxijiao chromosome BXJ1-8, Cavendish_Baxijiao_AAA, whole genome shotgun sequence genomic sequence AATTCCAACGCACCAAACAGCACGAACAAAAGAACCAAAATGTTGCCGAGTGTCTCCACGTAAAACACAAGGTCCTTGGAACAGAGAACATATGTCGGGTTCCACAAAAAAGAACCGTCCTTATCTGATTTCCTTCACTAAGAAAACGGAAAAGGGTCGAAGCTTAATTTACCTTCGAACGACAAAATCGCATCAAACGCCCGTGTATGAAATGGGCTCTATGTTCTTCAAGCGATAGAAGATCACGAACATTGGGATGCACCAGAAACGATCCCTCCCATCTTCTCTCCGCAACAAGATAACAAAGATCGGAACCATATAGCGCTCCGGTTCAGGAACGGCTCAAACGCCTAACAAGCTGATCCGGAACGGTGCCAAGGATACGAACGTTCATGCTTGCCTCCACCAAAACCCGGAAACACAATGTCGCGATCCAGAAGAGCCGAAAGCAGGGGAAAAGGGCGATTTGGAGCTCATTTTCTGGGCAAGGAACCACATGACAAGATCCAAACTTTGGGATCGGAGACGCCTCGAGCGCACATCAAACGGATCAGGACGGCGCGACGGATTCGAATGCTTGGGATTTGGATTGTTGATAGCCCCCTTCGAAGGTCCGGAGCCCACACTATGTACCAACGAAATGACTCCCCTCCAAGATTTAAGAGGCGGATGGACGCTCCGAGCGCCGCGGGCCGTAACCtcactctctcgctctctctctcgtctTCGATAACTAAATAGATCATTGTGATCTTACCTTGCATATTTGTCCttctaataattaaaaataacatatttacAACTTAATGATCTTACCTTGCATATTTGtccttataataaataaaaataacatatttacTCCTTTAAACTTTATGACAAGTTTAGCCTctcattttaagttttttttcggtatatattcttaattattaattttcttatttggtatttgatatttttatgtctCTAATATTCTAAATGTCTTTGGTCcacttcgtcttcgtcttcgccTTCGTCTTACTTTCTattcttcttgatttttttttccttttttttcatgtTCAACCACGTAAAGATGATAGACCGCATGACAAAACATAGATGACAGGATGATGAGAAAGAATACTTAGGGTATTGAAGGAAAAAATGATATTTCAAGCGAAAAACCTAAAAATTCAAGGGTAGCTTTTAgaaaaatccattaaattgcATAATATTCTATACTTCTAATATctgaaaatatcatatttattatattaaaatctaatatagtatgtatatatgtatatgtatctttATTTTAAGTATCTATCCTTTTAACATTAAAAAATAGCATATTTACccctttaaaattaataataataataataatagcatgtatatatatatatatatatatatatatatatatatataattttaataaaatcagATTAATCACTAAAAAAttgaaataatatttaaatatttaaatacttaAAATGCCCCTTATCACTTTCTTCGATTCGTTCCTCATTTCCTTaatagaaattttaatataacaCGAAAAAATATTCCAAGAACACATTTATATCTCTATAAAAAGATGAAAATCATCACAGTTTTATCCATAATTCCATAAGTTTTGAAGAGCTTatatgtaaaataaataaattgaaggaaTCGATTAGCAAATTAGAGTCCTCAATAATTCAATTTTCATCATTTCTATTATATTTAATGGATAAATAAATAAGGTTTGAAGGACTTATACGTATATTAATAGTATGAAGGAATAAATTTGCAAATTAGAGCCCTCAAGGCAACATAAATACCCGACACAAAACAGGGCAAGGGAACCAATCAGAGGAGACGAGCGCAAGGAGAGTCCCCGGGCACGGCAACACCGCGCTCCGGTCAACCACCGCCCCCTCTCGGCGGTGGCAGTGGGACCTTCCGGTTGCCCCAGTGTCCGGGGGGCGGCGGGTGGCATCGGCTGTCCTCGTCCGCCTTCCGCACCCGCGCGGCTGTCGGGGAGGAGGCCAAGGCCCGGAGCAGCTTCGACGGCGTGAAGAAGGCGTGCAAGCAGATGGTCCGCAAGTACCATCGCGACGTGTCGCCGCCTGATTGTGCGGAGTACACCCGGCGGTTCATCGAGGTGCAGGAGGCCTATGAGACACTTTCGGACCCCCGCAGGGGTTGCGTCTCGCTTTCTCCACCGGGCGGCGGGTTGATGAGGTCGGTAATCTCGAGATAGGTTTTGGGTTCCCTGTCGGATTCAATCGCTTAAATTCGATTCCGATGTATGTgtagtttgttcaagttgctaACTTTTTTTTGACTTTTTACTCTTCTTAGATACCGTTTATTGTTGAACTCGAGGATTGTGGTCTTCCAGACACTTAAGTGTTTACTGAGAATTGAGTGAGTTGTGGTGTGAAATCTCTTCAAAGTTAGATCTTACTTGATAGCAAGATTGAAATGTTTGTGCTAAGTTATTCTAAGCATGTCGTATTATCTAGTTGATTGATTCTCTATTAGTTTCTTTAGGATTTAAATTCTAAATTTGTCTTCTTTTTGCCTAGATTGATATTATGTAAAGGTAGTGAAATTGCTACAATATTATGTTTCTTTTCTTTGGCTTATTGTTTATTTCGACTATCTTAGTGTTATGCTGTTTGGTGGAAAGTTTGTCATGAGAGCCCAGAATAGGTTTCACAATATTTCCTTTTGTACTCTTTAGGTGAATACCATGACATAGTTAAGCATCTTGAGCCTTGTCTCCAAAATCCCTCTTTGTTGTTACTTTGCCAGATGACTTTTCTTAACTTGGTTTTTATCAGGATTTCCATGTCTTCTTAtagtgttttatttatttattttgtattTTGAGTTTTGTTTTTTCTATGTTCATCCTAATGGTTCTTAATTCTTCACATTAAAATTGCAAGTGTGGATAGTGGGAGTATAATccaacatgatactcataagatgGTTGTTCTTTTCCTTGCAAGATCTTTCCGGTTAATGATTAAAGAATCGTGTTTCGACCTAATGGTCAAAGCACTATTTTTCAAAGAAATTTTGTTTATCCAGTAATAGAGATACAAACATCACTATGTCGCTGGTTAACTGGTGATAAGGTAGCTATGTGGTTTCTGGTTTCCACTATGCTGAATATGGAAAATTAGATGATCAAAGTTACATTGTCAATCCCATTCCGAACATGTAACCCGCCTATTTATTGGATGACTTTTCATTTTCTCTTTCAAGTTTTTCATGCTTTCATTGTTCAAAGATTTTGCTTTCACAACTATAtctgaaactttttttttctttttgagagaACAGCGTTCTCTTATGCTTATTGTATTTGTTTTTCTTCACTTTGGAAAAACCTGTTTGCAACAAGGCCCTTCAAAATACACATGTAACCTCCTTGTTTTCATTTCCTGTGATGCTAAACCTGACAGGTACAGTTCATTTTGTCACTTCATGTAATTGATTTTCTTAAATTTTACAACTAGTAATCCTTGTTTCTAATCCTTACTGCTCTTCAATTAGTCCTTTGAGGGATTTTGTCATGTGTGTGCTATATGTTAAATCATAGTCATTTTCTATCAGGCACTGGAGGAGAGACCTGGTTGGAAAATCCATCAGCAAGATCAGCTTGCTGAGTTGAAAAGGAGGAGCGTGAATAAGGATTCAGGAGGCAACCTATCTTGGGGGGCTCGAGCGCGGAGACAAAGGGCTGAATCATAAGCTGAATGGGGACCATGTAATTGCAGTTGCAGATATCGTCTTACATATCAACTCGTTCTACGGTCTGACTTAATTGGCAAGGCTAATCTTATCCACGGTATAACCAATCTAATATCAATCCTGACATCATTCTGGTATAGTTGATACAGTGTTGGTGAAGAGGGAGGAAAGTTGAGTTGATGAAAATAAAGAAACCATATCTGCTCATCCAAAGAATGTACAGGAATGAGTGATGTAATATAATGCTGACAACAAATATAATCCAATGTAAATTCCATTTCCTCTCCATCTATGTGACTTCTCACAGACCAAGTCATCTGATTTGCTGGTTAACTTATGTTGAATTGATTTTTCAAGAATTAACAGCTTATCTAAGAATATTACTTTTGTTGGAAATGCTTGACACTGTGTGATGTGTGTTCTACTTTCCCCTTGGTGCAGGATATCAATTGGATCAAATCTGGAAGTCTTCTATCGAAACCAATTTCATGCACGATCAATATGAAACAGGGTACCTTTAATCAATTCAAGATATTTTGGTAGTTTTCAAATTACTAGTAGCTTATTTGATAGTTCCAGAAATGCCACTATTGGAGgttaaatactcagaataaattcCTGCTTTTGAGTTTTGAGAGAGAATTTGATATGCATAACTTGAATCATGTGATTAATACCTTTAGAATCCTTCAAAACACACACAGGATGAACTACAATGGGATTTGCAGAATCTGACCCTAAATCTGTGCATTCTCCACTTTGCTTTTGTATCTATGTATGTCTCCTAAGGTTCTTTCTGATTGTTCTTCTGAAGAAGAAATTTTGGTTCATTGTACAAACAGGCAGCTTTACTTCAAGAACATGTCAGGTGATATTAGTAGTTGGATTAAATTTGCAGTAATATCCAACAAACAATTATATTCCTTGGAGACATGACATAACAATCTAAGCACTTCATGCTTATACTACAATGAGGAAGCTATTACAATCCAAGCAAAAAGGTGAGATTAAAGGCTTAGCTTCACACCTTGAATTGCAGCAGGTCTGGCCTCCCTTCTATGGGCTGTCACCCCTGCAGCCACTGATGATTTGACAGCCCCTGTTGTAGGGATTGGCCTTTGGGAAGACATGGCAGTTGTAGTAAGGGACACCAGGCTTGTTGCAAGGCACCACATCCCCCTTGAGAGCCTCATAGCTGATGTACTTCTTTTCAGTGACAGCCCACAACAGCCTCCTGCTTTCCTCCGAGCTCATCTCCATCTCCACCCCATGCTCCAGCAGGCACCCCTGacctcttcttcttccactgCAGGGCAGCTTCACCATCATCCCACTTGCAGTGGCTTGctctgggaggaggaggaggagaagaagaagcaatGGCCAGAGGATCAGGCTCTTCTTCTCCACAGTGAAACCTGAGCTGAGCTTTGCCATCTCTTCTTCCTGGTTGTGAGATCTCAGAGTTGTGTTCTGTGTTCTCTCTCTTTCTGTGAGTGGAAGGCTTTAATGAGATGTCAGCTGTTCCACCTGCTTTGGCTTTGTGGCCAGTGAATAAAGAGCCAGCAACCAATTTCTTCACTTCACACTGTTGTAGTGGGAGGGTGAGGGGAATGTGTCATGGTGGTGGGCAAATGCATTAGAGGAATAGAATCTTCATCATGGATAGCAATTCCATATCCATAACTTTTTTTCATTCCCTTTTGAAATGTGCATAAAAAGGTTTGACTATAACTATGTAATATAGTTCAATTGTTTCTTTGATTGTCCAAAAGAAGAGTTGGTAAGACATCCTGTGCACACAAATCAGGTATTTACATATACCGTGCCACCATGAGTAAATCTACATTGGTGTTTCTAACTCATGTATTGTCACTGTTTTGTGGTTGTGAAAGAGttagttcatgattttgatgtcaCTCTAGCTGTGTGATTTCTTACAACACAGGGAAAGCTTGAAAGGGTGATTAGTGACCATCTCCAAATCTGTCATCCATTTATCGACATTTTTCACCGATGTTTCagtaatatgataaaaaaaaaaaatatatttattataactatgattatatatgtatatgaaaatGATCATAATGAATAATTAGTTGATGGAACTGAGGCACAAATATAGTATAGCTCATGTTCAAGTTGATGGATCTGAGGAACATGGAGCTATTTGGATCTGCACCAACTCATGTTCACATTACAACTTTGCCCCTTTGTAGCCAGAAACAATCATCAATTTTGCTgattaaacaaaaaattaaataagaATGACTATTCACAGTGtgtttcatatatttctcccattATATACAAAGACAAGATATATAAAGATGAATAATCGCATCTTCAACATGAGCATTGTCATCATAGGTTTAGAGTAACCACCACTATCCTTGCATTGAAGCACACCATTAGTTCATGTCAATCTGCAGTGAATGAAGCACTTATATTACAAAGACATGGTACAAGAGAAGCTGGTTCAGGAAGCTTGTAAGTTGCCACCATAAGGGCAAAGAGAAGTCCTAATTGCTCCACACTGCACACATATTGTCATTTCCTTGCATGCTTTCCTCGTTTTGCTCATCATAAAGATTTTGCCTCAGACGGGCACTTGCATCTTCTGCATCAGATCAACCTGGCCTTTCAGTCAGAAACTGCTGCCAGAACACATCATTCGCTGGTATATGAACTGCAGATGCTTCATTACTAGGTGGAACCTCTTGTGAGGAAACGACTTTGGCATCAGTAGACTGGGCCACCATACTTTGAATAGTCACGACTGGTATAGTAAGATCATTTTCTCTTGCTGTATTGGATGTTTTGAGATCAGTGGCATGAGCTGCCCCTTCATCCACCAAATCTGGAGTTCTACTTGAAAATTTACCACCATCTATTTCCATTGCAGATGATGCAAGTGTTAGACCTAAATGACAAGGAAAGAGCCCATCATCTTCATCAATTTCCCTAACAAAGACAGCATTCCTTATTGAACAAAGGGGTGCCCCTGTTCCACAGAGCTGCAATGTCTCAGGTGTGGAAGGGAGGCACTCCAGCTCCTGACCACAGTCATTATCTTCATTGGAGCTGTGAGTGACCACAGTTATCAGATTATCATCTGGAATACCTGAGCTCAACTCTAATTTTAGCTTCTCACAGAAGTCCTGATCGAGTATGTACCCCTTCTCGGGATTGGTAGAGGTATTACGATCAGCACGCAAGTTGTTCACCGAAGCCTGATTGCTGTAATCCAAATCTGGTGGTAATCT encodes the following:
- the LOC103996474 gene encoding uncharacterized protein LOC103996474; this translates as MVRKYHRDVSPPDCAEYTRRFIEVQEAYETLSDPRRGCVSLSPPGGGLMRYRLLLNSRIVVFQTLKCLLRIEHWRRDLVGKSISKISLLS